CGGCGCTGCCGGGCCCGATCGATCTGGCGCAGCTTGCCGCCGATCCGCTGATCCTGACCCCGCGGGCGATCGGCACCAGCCTGCACGACGTGGCGGTCGGCGCCTGCAGGGCGGCGGGGTTCGAGCCGTCACTCGGCCAGCCGGCGCCGCAGATCGCCTCGATCCTGTCGCTGGTTTCGGCGGAACTCGGCGTGTCGCTGGTGCCGGTGTCGATGTGCCAGCTGGGCATGCGCGGCGTGGTCTATCGCAGGCTTTGCGATCCGGAACCGACCGTGGGGCTGGCGGTGGCCTATCCCCGCTACCGGCCGCCGCAGCCGGTGCTGAATTTCGACCGGGTGATCCGTCAGGCGGCGCGGGCGGCACCGTGACCTCCGTCCCCTCGCTTGACGAGGGGATCGATATCCATATAGGTTGATATCAACAATATTCAGGAGGGACCTGCCCATGACCACGACCGCGCAACCATCGGCGGCCGAACGTGCCGCGGCCTTCGGGCTCCATTCGCTGACCCCCCATCTGGTCTGCGCCGGTGCGGCGGCGGCGATCGACTTCTACAAGGCCGCCTTCGGCGCCGAAGAGCTGATGCGGCTGCCGGCCCCGGACGGGTCGATCCTGCATGCCTGCATCCGGGTCAACGGCTCGTCGGTGATGCTGGTCGACGAGAACCGCGGCTGCGGCCTTTCCGGCCCGAAGGCGCTGGGCGGCACCGCCGTCACCCTGCATCTGGTGGTCGACGACGTCGATGCGGCGGTCGATCGCGCGATCGCCGCCGGGGCGGTGGTGGTGATGCCGGTCGCCGACCAGTTCTGGGGGGATCGCTATGGCGTGATCGCCGATCCCTTCGGCCATCAATGGTCGCTGGCGACGCCGGGCGAGCCGAAATCGCCCGAAGAACTCGCAGAAGCGGCTGCAGCGGCGATAGGGGGTGCGTGATGACCATCGGTTATGTCGACGGGTTCGTCGCGGCGGTGCCGACCACCGCCCGCGAGGCGTTTCGTGCCCATGCCGAAGCGGCAGCGGTGGTGTTCCGCGAGAACGGCGCGCTGGGCGTGACCGAATGCTGGGGCGACGACGTGCCCGAGGGCGAGGTGACCTCGTTCCCCATGGCCGTGCAGCGGCGCCCGGACGAGACGGTGGTGTTCTCGTGGATCCTGTGGCCGTCGAAAGAGGTGCGCGATGCGGGCATGGCGAAGGTCATGGCCGATCCGCGCCTTCAGCCCGAGGTGATGCTGATGCCCTTCGACGGCAAGCGGGTGATCTTCGGCGGGTTCGTCCCCATCGTTCAGGCCTGAGGGGCCGATGTGTCCAGCTGCTTGTACATGAAGGTCGTGGCGCCGAGGCCGCTGCCGTCGGTGCGGATGCAGTAGCCGGGGATGGTACCGACGGTGACATAGCCGAGTGCCGCATAGAGCGGCTCGGCCTTGTCGCCGGTCAGCGTGTCGAGGGTGAGCAGCTGCCGCCCCAGCGTTGCGGCGCGGGCTTCAAGCTCGTGCATCAGTGCCCGCGCGATGCCCTGCCGGCGAAAATCCGGATGGACCAGCAGCTTGCGCACCTCGGCCCGGTGCGGCTGGTTGGGCGGGGTGTCGTGGTCGAGCTGGACCGTG
This genomic window from Tistrella mobilis contains:
- a CDS encoding VOC family protein, whose translation is MTTTAQPSAAERAAAFGLHSLTPHLVCAGAAAAIDFYKAAFGAEELMRLPAPDGSILHACIRVNGSSVMLVDENRGCGLSGPKALGGTAVTLHLVVDDVDAAVDRAIAAGAVVVMPVADQFWGDRYGVIADPFGHQWSLATPGEPKSPEELAEAAAAAIGGA
- a CDS encoding DUF1428 domain-containing protein, with protein sequence MGYVDGFVAAVPTTAREAFRAHAEAAAVVFRENGALGVTECWGDDVPEGEVTSFPMAVQRRPDETVVFSWILWPSKEVRDAGMAKVMADPRLQPEVMLMPFDGKRVIFGGFVPIVQA
- a CDS encoding GNAT family N-acetyltransferase; its protein translation is MTVAITALSAEETRDRLDELADLLRACVEDGASVNFLLPFTAEAARRFWEAKVLPPLMAGGLILLIAEVGGRMAGTVQLDHDTPPNQPHRAEVRKLLVHPDFRRQGIARALMHELEARAATLGRQLLTLDTLTGDKAEPLYAALGYVTVGTIPGYCIRTDGSGLGATTFMYKQLDTSAPQA